From the Pseudomonas baltica genome, one window contains:
- the sthA gene encoding Si-specific NAD(P)(+) transhydrogenase has protein sequence MAVYNYDVVVLGSGPAGEGAAMNAAKAGRKVAMVDSRRQVGGNCTHLGTIPSKALRHSVKQIIHFNNNEMFRLIGEPRWFPFPDVLKSAERVIAKQVQSRTAYYARNRVDVFFGTGSFADEQTIDVICPNGMQEKLIAKQVIIATGSRPYRPADIDFSHPRIYDSDTILSITHTPRKLIIYGAGVIGCEYASIFSGLGVMIELVDNRDQLLSFLDSEISQALSYHFSNNHVMVRHTEEYERVEGLEHGVILHLKSGKKIKADALLWCNGRTGNTDRLGLENIGIKVNGRGQINVDEAYRTSVPTIYGAGDVIGWPSLASAAYDQGRSASGSAIDNGSWRFVNDVPTGIYTIPEISSIGQNEHELTQAKVPYEVGKAFFKGMARAQISGEPVGMLKILFHRETLEVLGVHCFGDQASEIVHIGQAIMSQPGELNTIKYFVNTTFNYPTMAEAYRVAAYDGLNRLF, from the coding sequence ATGGCTGTCTATAACTACGATGTCGTGGTGTTGGGTTCCGGTCCAGCCGGGGAAGGGGCGGCGATGAATGCCGCCAAGGCAGGCCGCAAGGTCGCCATGGTCGACAGCCGCCGTCAGGTCGGCGGCAACTGCACCCACCTGGGGACCATCCCGTCCAAGGCCTTGCGCCACTCGGTCAAGCAGATCATTCATTTCAACAACAACGAGATGTTTCGTCTGATCGGTGAGCCGCGCTGGTTCCCCTTCCCCGACGTGCTCAAGAGCGCCGAGCGGGTGATTGCCAAGCAGGTCCAGTCGCGGACCGCTTACTACGCGCGCAACCGCGTCGACGTATTCTTCGGTACTGGCAGCTTCGCCGACGAGCAGACCATCGATGTCATCTGCCCCAACGGCATGCAGGAGAAGCTGATCGCCAAGCAGGTCATCATCGCCACCGGTTCTCGCCCCTATCGTCCGGCCGACATCGATTTCAGCCACCCACGCATCTACGATAGCGACACCATCCTCAGCATCACCCACACCCCACGTAAATTGATCATCTACGGCGCCGGCGTGATCGGTTGCGAGTACGCGTCGATCTTCAGTGGCCTGGGGGTAATGATCGAACTGGTGGACAACCGCGATCAGTTGCTCAGCTTCCTCGACTCGGAAATTTCCCAGGCGCTGAGCTACCACTTCAGCAACAACCACGTGATGGTGCGCCACACCGAGGAATACGAGCGGGTCGAAGGCCTGGAGCACGGTGTGATCCTGCACCTCAAGTCAGGCAAGAAGATCAAGGCCGACGCCTTGCTCTGGTGCAACGGCCGTACCGGCAACACCGACCGCCTGGGCCTGGAGAACATCGGCATCAAGGTCAACGGCCGCGGCCAGATCAACGTCGATGAAGCCTACCGTACCAGCGTCCCGACCATATATGGCGCGGGCGACGTGATCGGCTGGCCGAGCCTGGCCAGTGCCGCGTACGACCAAGGCCGCTCGGCCTCGGGCAGCGCCATCGACAACGGCAGCTGGCGCTTCGTCAATGATGTGCCGACCGGCATTTACACGATTCCGGAGATCAGCTCGATCGGCCAGAACGAGCATGAGCTGACCCAGGCCAAGGTCCCGTACGAAGTGGGCAAGGCGTTCTTCAAGGGCATGGCGCGGGCGCAGATTTCCGGTGAGCCGGTGGGCATGCTGAAGATTCTGTTCCACCGCGAGACGTTGGAGGTGCTGGGCGTGCATTGCTTCGGTGACCAGGCTTCGGAGATTGTCCACATTGGTCAGGCGATCATGAGCCAGCCAGGCGAGTTGAACACCATCAAGTACTTCGTCAACACCACGTTCAACTACCCGACCATGGCCGAAGCCTATCGGGTAGCGGCCTATGACGGGCTCAACCGGCTTTTTTGA
- a CDS encoding MFS transporter, giving the protein MASNTGKGTAIFRVVSGNFLEMFDFMVYGFYATAIAKTFFPSDNAFASLMLSLATFGAGFLMRPLGAIFLGAYIDRHGRRKGLIVTLMMMAMGTVLIACVPGYATIGVAAPLLVLVGRLLQGFSAGVELGGVSVYLAEIATPGNKGFYVSWQSASQQVAVVFAGLLGVLLNHFLSPQDMGAWGWRVPFLIGCLIVPVIFFIRRSLEETPEFEARTHRPSLGEVVRSIAQNWGVVLAGMAMVVMTTVSFYLITAYTPTFGKSELQLSDLDALLVTMAVGVSNFIWLPVMGSVSDRVGRKPLLLAATILAILTAYPALAWLVSSPSFSHLLLVELWFSFLYGSYNGAMVVALAEIMPQEVRTTGFSLAYSLATATFGGFTPAACTWMIHVLGNKAAPGIWLTGAAVLGLIATLVLFKGNRHELRTAEAARA; this is encoded by the coding sequence ATGGCCTCGAACACTGGTAAAGGCACCGCGATCTTTCGTGTTGTCAGCGGCAACTTCCTGGAAATGTTCGACTTCATGGTGTACGGGTTTTACGCCACCGCCATCGCCAAGACCTTCTTCCCTTCGGACAACGCGTTCGCCTCGTTGATGTTGTCGCTAGCGACCTTTGGCGCGGGCTTCCTGATGCGCCCGCTAGGGGCGATCTTCCTGGGCGCCTACATTGATCGCCATGGGCGGCGCAAAGGCCTCATCGTCACGCTGATGATGATGGCCATGGGCACCGTGCTGATCGCCTGTGTGCCGGGATACGCCACCATCGGCGTGGCGGCGCCACTGCTGGTCCTGGTCGGACGCCTGCTGCAAGGATTTTCGGCGGGCGTCGAGCTGGGCGGTGTCTCGGTGTATCTGGCGGAAATCGCCACGCCGGGGAACAAAGGCTTTTACGTGAGCTGGCAGTCAGCGAGCCAGCAGGTGGCCGTGGTGTTCGCGGGTTTGCTGGGCGTGCTGCTCAACCATTTCCTCAGCCCGCAGGACATGGGCGCCTGGGGTTGGCGCGTACCGTTCCTGATCGGCTGCCTGATCGTGCCGGTGATCTTTTTCATTCGCCGTTCGCTGGAAGAAACTCCGGAATTCGAGGCCCGTACCCACCGCCCTTCGCTGGGTGAAGTGGTGCGCTCGATCGCGCAGAACTGGGGTGTGGTGCTGGCGGGCATGGCGATGGTAGTGATGACCACGGTGTCGTTTTATCTGATCACTGCCTATACGCCGACCTTCGGCAAGTCCGAGCTGCAGCTGTCCGACCTCGATGCATTGCTGGTCACCATGGCCGTGGGGGTGTCCAACTTCATCTGGCTGCCGGTGATGGGTTCGGTGTCTGACCGGGTTGGGCGCAAGCCATTGCTGTTGGCAGCGACGATACTGGCGATCTTGACTGCCTATCCGGCACTGGCCTGGCTGGTATCGTCACCGAGCTTCAGCCACCTGCTGCTGGTCGAGCTGTGGTTCTCGTTCCTGTATGGCTCGTATAATGGCGCGATGGTAGTGGCACTGGCCGAGATCATGCCGCAGGAAGTGCGCACTACCGGCTTTTCGCTGGCCTACAGCTTGGCGACCGCGACCTTTGGCGGCTTTACCCCGGCCGCTTGTACCTGGATGATCCACGTGCTGGGCAACAAGGCCGCCCCCGGCATCTGGCTGACCGGCGCGGCGGTACTGGGGCTGATCGCGACCCTGGTGCTGTTCAAGGGGAATCGCCATGAGTTGCGCACGGCTGAAGCGGCTCGGGCGTAA
- a CDS encoding glycerophosphodiester phosphodiesterase family protein: protein MTLIYGHRGAKGEAPENTLTSFQRCLEHGVKRCELDLHLSSDGELMVIHDPTLKRTTERRGKVIEQTAADLVTFDARKGGPGWVTPCPIPTLETLFQECQFEHWQLEVKVASRTRATTTVLAIRELAQRYQLMDKVTITSSSREVLRAAQQFTPDISRGLVAEYAWLDPLKVAQNYGCEFLALNWTLCSPERLQKAQRQGLHVSVWTVNDAALMRRLADFGVDSLITDFPGLASATIGNR from the coding sequence GTGACCCTAATCTACGGCCACCGCGGTGCCAAAGGCGAAGCACCGGAAAACACTCTGACCAGCTTTCAACGCTGTCTGGAACACGGCGTCAAACGCTGCGAACTGGACTTGCACCTGTCCAGCGACGGCGAGCTGATGGTCATTCACGACCCGACACTCAAACGCACCACGGAACGGCGCGGCAAGGTGATCGAGCAGACCGCCGCCGACCTGGTCACCTTCGATGCCCGCAAGGGTGGGCCTGGCTGGGTGACGCCCTGCCCCATTCCAACACTGGAGACGCTGTTTCAGGAGTGCCAGTTCGAGCATTGGCAACTTGAAGTCAAGGTCGCTTCACGTACCCGCGCCACCACCACCGTGCTGGCGATTCGCGAACTGGCCCAGCGCTACCAGTTGATGGACAAGGTCACCATCACCTCGAGTTCGCGCGAAGTGTTGCGCGCCGCCCAGCAGTTCACCCCGGATATTTCCCGCGGGCTGGTGGCTGAGTATGCGTGGCTCGACCCCCTGAAGGTCGCGCAGAATTACGGCTGCGAATTTCTCGCGTTGAACTGGACGCTGTGCAGCCCCGAGCGCCTGCAAAAAGCGCAGCGCCAGGGTTTGCATGTGTCGGTATGGACAGTCAACGACGCAGCACTGATGCGCCGCCTCGCTGACTTCGGCGTGGACAGCCTGATTACAGACTTTCCCGGTTTGGCCAGCGCCACGATCGGGAATCGCTGA